One window of the Agrobacterium larrymoorei genome contains the following:
- the tatB gene encoding Sec-independent protein translocase protein TatB — protein sequence MFDIGWSELLVIAIVLIVVVGPKDLPPMIRAFGKTMAGFRKMAGDFRAQFDEAMKEADMDDVRQTIADVRNLNPTNSLRDAMNPLRQLGNDIRSDLQKAATPTRPATSAPVDAPDVSLSEPEMKLPYAPPPALTPAPIVAAPAAPAPVVAQATPVAEQVAEKPKRSRKPAVKTTQEVEAEAVAAKPKRAPRTISAKADAKKPKVSSVTEMEAEPAISPALTDVAAKAAKQRSAKAADKTVALAGAPKPKVARNKPDVTVAAEPAKRARTAKAKKDEA from the coding sequence ATGTTTGATATCGGCTGGAGCGAGCTGCTGGTGATTGCGATCGTATTGATCGTGGTTGTTGGCCCGAAAGACTTGCCGCCCATGATCCGTGCCTTCGGCAAGACGATGGCCGGCTTCCGCAAGATGGCGGGTGATTTTCGCGCGCAATTCGATGAGGCCATGAAAGAGGCCGACATGGACGACGTGCGCCAGACGATCGCCGATGTCCGCAATCTCAACCCGACCAACTCCCTGCGCGATGCGATGAACCCGCTGCGTCAGCTTGGTAATGATATCCGCTCCGATCTGCAAAAGGCAGCAACGCCCACTAGACCGGCAACCAGCGCCCCCGTCGATGCGCCGGATGTCAGCCTGTCCGAGCCGGAGATGAAGTTGCCCTACGCGCCGCCGCCTGCTTTGACACCTGCACCGATCGTTGCCGCCCCGGCGGCTCCGGCGCCGGTTGTTGCGCAAGCAACGCCGGTCGCAGAACAGGTTGCCGAGAAGCCGAAGCGCAGCCGCAAGCCTGCCGTGAAAACCACGCAGGAAGTGGAAGCCGAGGCGGTGGCCGCAAAGCCGAAACGCGCGCCGCGTACGATCTCGGCCAAGGCCGATGCGAAGAAGCCTAAGGTTTCGTCCGTCACTGAAATGGAGGCTGAGCCTGCAATTTCCCCTGCGCTGACAGACGTCGCGGCCAAAGCTGCAAAACAGAGGTCAGCAAAGGCCGCGGACAAGACAGTCGCATTGGCCGGAGCGCCTAAGCCAAAGGTGGCGCGCAACAAGCCCGATGTCACCGTTGCTGCTGAGCCTGCAAAGAGAGCAAGAACGGCCAAGGCCAAGAAGGATGAAGCATGA
- the surE gene encoding 5'/3'-nucleotidase SurE — MRILLTNDDGIHAEGLAALERIARTLSDDVWIVAPETDQSGLAHSLTLSEPLRLRKISDKHYALRGTPTDCVIMGIREVLPGKPDLVLSGVNSGANMADDVTYSGTIAGAIEGTLQGVRSFALSQAFAYTGHAERVVPWEVAETYAPDLIRKLSEIDLPDGTFLNLNFPNCAPKDVQGVSVTGQGKLDFGLTVEQRQDGRGLPYYWLRFGERLGTFMDGTDIHAVKHNKISVTPLKLDLTDYSVKDRIAKALGFGVND, encoded by the coding sequence ATGCGGATTTTGCTGACAAATGATGATGGCATTCATGCCGAAGGGCTGGCTGCGCTTGAACGCATCGCCCGCACGCTCTCCGACGATGTCTGGATCGTCGCGCCGGAGACGGACCAGAGCGGTCTTGCACACTCGCTGACTCTTTCCGAGCCGCTTCGTCTGCGCAAAATTTCCGACAAGCACTACGCGTTGCGCGGCACGCCGACCGATTGCGTCATTATGGGCATTCGAGAGGTCCTGCCCGGAAAGCCGGATCTTGTGCTCTCGGGTGTCAATTCCGGTGCCAACATGGCCGATGACGTGACCTATTCCGGCACGATTGCTGGCGCTATCGAAGGCACGCTGCAGGGCGTGCGCTCCTTCGCGCTCAGTCAAGCCTTCGCCTATACGGGCCATGCCGAGCGGGTCGTTCCCTGGGAGGTGGCCGAAACCTATGCGCCGGATCTTATTCGCAAGTTGAGCGAGATCGACCTGCCGGATGGCACATTTCTCAATCTCAACTTTCCCAATTGCGCACCGAAAGACGTGCAGGGCGTGTCCGTTACGGGGCAGGGCAAGCTCGACTTCGGGCTGACAGTCGAGCAGCGTCAGGATGGCCGCGGTCTTCCTTACTACTGGCTGCGCTTCGGCGAGCGTCTCGGTACTTTCATGGATGGGACTGACATCCATGCGGTCAAGCACAACAAGATTTCGGTGACGCCGCTCAAGCTTGACCTCACCGACTACTCGGTCAAGGATCGGATCGCCAAGGCACTTGGATTCGGAGTGAACGATTGA
- a CDS encoding OFA family MFS transporter, producing the protein MAVAGVSGGGMAGAGLLDRERIIAKPGFNRWLVPPAALAIHLCIGMAYGFSVFWLPLSKALPATDPSCSSLTLVGALFTTACNWRVADLGWIYTLFFVLLGCSAAIWGGWLERVGPRKAGFVSACCWCGGILVAALGVLTHQLWLMWLGAGVIGGVGLGLGYISPVSTLIKWFPDRRGMATGMAIMGFGGGAMIGAPLANLLMGYFKTDATVGVWQTFVVMALIYFVFMMAGAFGYRIPPAGWRPEGWTPPAAKSAMITTRHVHLRDAHKTKQFWLIWAVLCLNVSAGIGVIGMASPMLQEIFAGSLIGQPGVAFADLDAAQKAQIAAIAAGFTGLLSLFNIGGRFFWASMSDKIGRKNTYFCFFILGIILYALAPTLALMGSKALFVLAFGIILSMYGGGFATIPAYLADIFGTQFVGAIHGRLLTAWATAGIVGPVVVNYIREAQIAAGVAPGPALYTSTMYILAGMLALGLIANAFVKPLSDKWFMSDEEVASLQAKTAAANAGPTGSFGIGKGGFDGKAALAWAAVGLPLLWGVWVTLKSSFALFG; encoded by the coding sequence ATGGCAGTTGCAGGCGTAAGCGGAGGAGGCATGGCGGGGGCCGGTCTTCTTGATCGAGAGCGAATTATCGCCAAGCCCGGTTTCAATCGCTGGCTGGTTCCACCAGCGGCACTAGCAATCCATCTGTGCATCGGCATGGCCTACGGCTTCAGCGTGTTCTGGCTCCCGCTGTCCAAAGCCCTTCCGGCAACCGATCCAAGCTGCTCGAGCCTGACTCTCGTCGGCGCTCTCTTCACCACCGCCTGCAATTGGCGCGTCGCTGACCTTGGATGGATCTATACGCTCTTCTTCGTTCTCCTCGGCTGCTCGGCTGCGATCTGGGGCGGCTGGCTGGAGCGGGTCGGCCCGCGCAAAGCCGGCTTCGTCTCCGCCTGCTGCTGGTGCGGCGGCATTCTGGTCGCAGCCCTTGGCGTCTTGACCCATCAGTTGTGGTTGATGTGGCTCGGTGCTGGCGTGATTGGCGGCGTGGGTCTTGGCCTCGGTTACATCTCTCCCGTCTCAACGCTGATCAAGTGGTTCCCCGACCGGCGCGGCATGGCGACCGGCATGGCGATCATGGGTTTCGGCGGTGGCGCGATGATTGGTGCACCGCTTGCCAACCTGCTGATGGGCTATTTCAAGACCGATGCCACGGTCGGCGTCTGGCAGACCTTCGTCGTCATGGCGCTGATCTATTTCGTCTTCATGATGGCAGGTGCCTTCGGTTATCGTATTCCCCCGGCTGGCTGGCGCCCTGAAGGCTGGACGCCACCTGCGGCCAAAAGTGCGATGATCACCACCCGGCATGTGCATTTGCGTGACGCGCACAAAACCAAGCAGTTCTGGTTGATCTGGGCGGTTCTCTGCCTCAACGTTTCCGCCGGCATCGGTGTCATCGGCATGGCCTCGCCGATGCTGCAGGAAATCTTCGCTGGCTCTTTGATCGGTCAGCCAGGCGTTGCCTTTGCCGATCTCGATGCCGCGCAAAAGGCGCAGATCGCCGCCATCGCCGCAGGCTTTACCGGGCTTCTGTCACTGTTCAACATTGGCGGCCGCTTCTTCTGGGCCTCCATGTCCGACAAGATCGGCAGAAAGAACACATACTTCTGCTTCTTCATTCTCGGCATCATTCTTTATGCGCTGGCACCGACACTCGCTCTGATGGGCTCCAAGGCTCTCTTCGTCCTCGCCTTCGGCATCATCCTGTCCATGTATGGCGGCGGTTTCGCCACTATTCCGGCCTATCTTGCCGACATCTTCGGCACGCAGTTCGTCGGCGCCATCCACGGTCGTCTGCTGACGGCCTGGGCAACGGCTGGCATCGTTGGTCCGGTCGTGGTCAACTATATCCGTGAGGCGCAGATCGCCGCCGGTGTGGCACCCGGTCCGGCACTCTACACCAGCACGATGTATATTCTCGCGGGTATGCTGGCGCTTGGCCTCATCGCCAACGCCTTCGTCAAACCACTCTCCGACAAGTGGTTCATGTCGGATGAGGAAGTCGCCTCGCTCCAGGCCAAGACCGCTGCCGCCAATGCCGGCCCGACTGGTTCCTTCGGCATCGGCAAGGGCGGTTTCGATGGCAAGGCCGCTCTCGCCTGGGCCGCTGTCGGCCTTCCGCTCCTGTGGGGCGTTTGGGTGACGCTGAAGAGTAGCTTCGCGCTCTTTGGATAA
- the fdhF gene encoding formate dehydrogenase subunit alpha: protein MTLVHEIDYGTPASKSTDLVTLTIDGREITVPAGTSIMRASMEAGIQVPKLCATDMVDAFGSCRLCLVEVEGRNGTPASCTTPVAPGLVVHTQTDRLKQIRKGVMELYISDHPLDCLTCAANGDCELQHMAGAVGLRDVRYGYEGDNHVKARSTDGGINVQWMPKDESNPYFTYDPSKCIVCSRCVRACEDVQGTFALTIEGRGFDSRVSPGAHEAFLDSECVSCGACVQACPTATLTEKSVIAIGQPEHSVVTTCAYCGVGCSFKAEMRGEELVRMVPWKDGQANRGHSCVKGRFAYGYASHKDRILNPMIREKITDPWREVTWEEAYSHVASEFHRIQAQYGRESIGGITSSRCTNEETYLVQKLIRAGFGNNNVDTCARVCHSPTGYGLGQAFGTSAGTQNFDSVEHSDVVLVIGANPTDGHPVFGSRLKKRLRQGAKLIVIDPRRIDLVRTPHVEAAFHLPLKPGTNVAVLTALAHVIVTEGLFNEAFIRERCDWSEFEDWAAFVSEEQHSPEETEKFTGVPAAELRGAARLYARGGNGAIYYGLGVTEHSQGSTTVMAIANLAMATGNIGRPGVGVNPLRGQNNVQGSCDMGSFPHELPGYRHISDDATRETFEKLWGVTLNNEPGLRIPNMLDAAVEGSFKGIYIQGEDILQSDPDTKHVSAGLAAMECVVVHDLFLNETANYAHVFLPGSTFLEKDGTFTNAERRINRVRKVMSPKNGYADWEVTQKLAQAMGLDWNYTHPSQIMDEIAATTPSFASVSYDYLEKHGSVQWPCNEKFPQGSPIMHVDGFVRGKGKFIRTEYVATDERTGSRFPLLLTTGRILSQYNVGAQTRRTENVVWHEEDRLEIHPHDAEQRGIKEGDWIKLASRSGDTTLRALITDRVSPGVVYTTFHHPDTQANVITTDFSDWATNCPEYKVTAVQVSPSNGPTEWQEDYEEFSRQSRRIVAKLDAAE, encoded by the coding sequence ATGACCCTTGTTCACGAAATCGATTACGGCACCCCGGCTTCCAAATCCACGGACCTGGTAACCCTGACCATTGATGGTCGCGAAATCACCGTCCCTGCGGGCACCTCCATCATGCGCGCCTCCATGGAAGCGGGTATTCAGGTTCCGAAGCTTTGCGCCACCGATATGGTCGACGCATTCGGCTCCTGCCGCCTCTGTCTGGTGGAGGTGGAGGGCCGAAACGGCACCCCCGCCTCCTGCACCACGCCGGTTGCTCCAGGCCTCGTCGTCCACACACAGACGGACCGGTTGAAGCAAATCCGAAAAGGGGTGATGGAACTCTACATCTCCGACCACCCGCTCGACTGCCTGACTTGCGCGGCCAATGGCGATTGTGAATTGCAGCACATGGCGGGCGCAGTTGGGCTCCGCGATGTACGCTACGGCTATGAGGGCGACAACCACGTCAAGGCGCGCTCGACTGATGGCGGCATCAACGTGCAGTGGATGCCGAAGGACGAGTCCAACCCCTACTTCACCTATGATCCATCGAAGTGCATCGTCTGCTCACGTTGCGTCCGCGCCTGCGAGGACGTCCAAGGAACCTTCGCGCTGACCATCGAAGGCCGTGGCTTTGACAGCCGCGTGTCCCCCGGTGCGCATGAAGCTTTCCTCGATTCCGAATGTGTCTCCTGTGGCGCCTGCGTTCAGGCCTGCCCTACGGCGACCTTGACGGAAAAGTCAGTGATCGCCATCGGTCAGCCCGAACACTCCGTCGTGACCACCTGCGCCTATTGCGGCGTCGGCTGTTCCTTCAAGGCTGAGATGCGCGGCGAAGAGTTGGTTCGCATGGTTCCTTGGAAGGATGGCCAGGCCAATCGCGGTCATTCCTGCGTCAAGGGTCGCTTCGCCTATGGCTACGCCAGCCACAAGGACCGCATTCTCAATCCGATGATCCGCGAGAAGATCACCGACCCCTGGCGGGAGGTGACGTGGGAAGAGGCTTACTCCCATGTGGCGTCCGAGTTTCATCGTATCCAGGCACAATATGGCCGTGAGTCAATCGGCGGCATCACCTCCTCGCGCTGCACGAATGAGGAAACCTACCTCGTTCAGAAGCTGATCCGCGCTGGCTTCGGCAACAACAATGTCGATACCTGCGCCCGCGTCTGCCATTCACCGACAGGCTATGGCCTAGGCCAGGCCTTCGGCACGTCCGCCGGTACGCAGAATTTCGACAGCGTCGAGCATTCCGATGTCGTGCTTGTCATTGGCGCCAACCCCACGGACGGCCACCCGGTCTTCGGTTCACGCCTCAAGAAGCGGCTGCGCCAGGGCGCCAAGCTCATCGTCATCGATCCGCGCCGCATTGATCTGGTGCGGACACCACATGTGGAAGCGGCTTTCCATCTGCCGCTGAAGCCCGGCACGAATGTCGCGGTGCTGACCGCACTTGCACATGTCATCGTCACCGAAGGGCTTTTCAACGAAGCCTTCATTCGCGAACGTTGCGACTGGTCCGAATTCGAGGATTGGGCGGCCTTTGTTTCCGAGGAACAGCACAGCCCGGAAGAGACGGAAAAGTTCACCGGCGTTCCGGCAGCGGAACTCCGCGGTGCTGCGCGTCTCTATGCCCGCGGCGGCAATGGCGCGATCTATTACGGTCTTGGCGTCACCGAACACAGCCAAGGCTCGACGACCGTCATGGCAATCGCCAACCTCGCCATGGCGACCGGCAATATCGGTCGTCCGGGCGTTGGCGTGAACCCATTGCGGGGGCAGAACAATGTGCAGGGCTCCTGTGACATGGGTTCGTTCCCGCACGAACTGCCGGGCTATCGTCACATCTCCGATGACGCCACGCGCGAGACCTTCGAGAAGCTTTGGGGCGTGACGCTCAACAACGAGCCGGGCTTGCGTATTCCCAACATGCTGGATGCCGCTGTCGAAGGCTCGTTCAAGGGCATTTACATTCAGGGCGAAGACATTCTGCAGTCCGACCCCGATACCAAGCATGTGTCTGCCGGCCTCGCTGCAATGGAATGCGTTGTGGTGCACGATCTCTTCCTCAATGAGACGGCAAACTATGCGCATGTCTTCCTGCCGGGCTCGACCTTCCTGGAAAAAGACGGCACTTTCACCAATGCCGAACGCCGCATCAACCGCGTGCGCAAGGTGATGAGCCCGAAAAATGGCTATGCCGATTGGGAGGTGACCCAGAAACTTGCTCAGGCGATGGGGCTCGATTGGAACTACACTCATCCATCGCAGATCATGGATGAGATCGCGGCAACGACGCCGAGCTTCGCCAGCGTATCTTACGACTATCTTGAGAAGCACGGCTCGGTTCAGTGGCCTTGCAACGAGAAATTCCCGCAAGGTTCGCCGATCATGCATGTCGACGGTTTCGTCCGTGGCAAGGGCAAGTTCATCCGCACCGAATATGTGGCGACCGACGAGCGCACTGGCTCCCGCTTCCCACTGCTGCTGACGACAGGTCGTATCCTGTCTCAGTACAATGTTGGCGCGCAGACGCGACGGACGGAAAACGTCGTCTGGCACGAGGAGGACCGGCTGGAAATCCATCCGCACGACGCCGAACAGCGTGGCATCAAGGAGGGTGACTGGATCAAGCTTGCCAGCCGCTCGGGCGACACGACGCTTAGGGCGCTGATCACCGATCGGGTTTCGCCGGGCGTGGTCTACACGACGTTCCACCATCCGGACACGCAGGCCAATGTCATCACCACGGACTTCTCGGACTGGGCGACCAATTGCCCGGAATACAAAGTCACGGCCGTTCAGGTCTCGCCGTCCAACGGTCCAACGGAATGGCAGGAGGATTACGAAGAATTTTCCCGCCAGTCGCGCCGAATCGTGGCGAAACTCGACGCGGCGGAATAG
- the serS gene encoding serine--tRNA ligase yields MHDIKWIRENPEAFDAALAKRGAEPQSASLIALDEKRRSVIQTLQDMQSRRNTASKEIGAAMAQKNAELAEKLKAEVADIKDSMPKLEEEDRQVTSQLNDALSRIPNIPLDDVPVGKDENDNVVTRVVGQKPGWNHEAKEHFEIGEALGYMDFDRAAKLSGSRFTVLTSQIARLERALGQFMIDLHTSEHGYTEVSSPLMVRAETLYGTGNLPKFEEDLFKTTDGRYLIPTAEVTLTNLVSGEILEQEKLPLRFTALTPSFRSEAGSAGRDTRGMLRQHQFWKCELVSITDAESSIAEHERMTACAEEVLKRLGLHFRTMTLCTGDMGFGARKTYDLEVWLPGQNTYREISSCSVCGDFQARRMDARYRGKGEKATKFVHTLNGSGTAVGRCLIAVLENYLNDDGSVTIPDVLLPYMGGLKRIEKAA; encoded by the coding sequence ATGCACGATATTAAATGGATACGCGAAAACCCTGAAGCTTTCGATGCGGCGCTGGCCAAGCGCGGAGCCGAACCTCAGTCCGCGAGCCTGATTGCGCTCGACGAGAAGCGCCGCTCCGTGATCCAGACCCTCCAGGACATGCAGTCCCGCCGAAACACCGCCTCCAAGGAAATCGGTGCAGCGATGGCGCAGAAGAATGCTGAGCTGGCGGAGAAGCTGAAGGCCGAGGTTGCGGACATCAAGGACAGTATGCCGAAGCTGGAGGAGGAGGACCGTCAGGTTACCAGCCAGCTTAACGATGCCCTGTCGCGCATTCCCAATATTCCGCTGGACGATGTGCCGGTCGGCAAGGATGAGAACGATAATGTCGTGACCCGTGTCGTCGGCCAGAAGCCTGGCTGGAACCACGAAGCCAAGGAGCATTTCGAAATCGGCGAAGCGCTCGGTTACATGGATTTCGATCGCGCCGCCAAGCTGTCCGGTTCGCGCTTCACGGTGCTGACCAGCCAGATCGCCCGGTTGGAACGCGCGCTCGGCCAGTTCATGATTGACCTGCACACCAGCGAGCACGGCTATACGGAAGTGTCCTCGCCGCTGATGGTGCGCGCCGAAACGCTGTATGGCACGGGCAATCTTCCGAAGTTCGAAGAAGATCTGTTCAAGACGACGGATGGACGATATCTGATCCCGACGGCAGAAGTGACGCTCACCAATCTGGTGAGTGGAGAAATCCTCGAGCAGGAGAAGCTGCCGCTTCGTTTCACGGCGCTGACTCCTTCTTTCCGTTCGGAAGCAGGCTCTGCCGGTCGCGATACACGCGGCATGTTGCGCCAGCACCAGTTCTGGAAATGCGAACTTGTCTCGATCACCGACGCGGAAAGCTCCATTGCCGAGCATGAGCGCATGACGGCCTGCGCAGAAGAGGTGCTGAAGCGCCTCGGTCTGCATTTCCGCACCATGACGCTCTGCACGGGAGACATGGGCTTTGGCGCGCGCAAGACCTATGACCTCGAAGTCTGGCTTCCAGGCCAGAACACTTACCGAGAAATCTCGTCCTGCTCCGTCTGCGGCGATTTCCAGGCACGGCGCATGGATGCGCGCTATCGCGGCAAGGGCGAGAAGGCCACGAAATTCGTTCACACGCTGAACGGTTCGGGCACTGCCGTCGGACGTTGCCTGATTGCAGTTCTGGAAAACTATCTCAACGACGATGGCTCGGTGACCATTCCCGACGTCTTGCTGCCTTACATGGGTGGCTTGAAGCGGATCGAAAAGGCAGCCTGA
- a CDS encoding twin-arginine translocase TatA/TatE family subunit produces MGSFSVWHWLIVLVIVLVLFGRGKIPELMGDVAKGIKSFKKGMSDDDATPPPADTNVNAKTVDHKADEIK; encoded by the coding sequence ATGGGTTCTTTTAGTGTTTGGCACTGGCTGATCGTTCTGGTGATCGTGCTGGTTCTGTTCGGCCGGGGCAAGATTCCCGAATTGATGGGCGATGTTGCCAAGGGCATCAAGAGCTTCAAGAAGGGCATGTCCGACGACGACGCTACGCCGCCGCCTGCCGACACCAATGTCAATGCCAAGACGGTCGATCACAAGGCTGACGAGATCAAGTAA
- a CDS encoding formate dehydrogenase subunit delta, with protein MSLSHTDEKLVRMANQIATFFTSQPQDVQVDGVATHINKFWEPRMRRRFFEMIDNDADGFLPLVIAASAKIKRPDDPTTQAVGLGSDAARGAPGGKGPIAGESLSEPSVPS; from the coding sequence ATGTCGCTTAGTCATACTGATGAAAAGCTTGTCCGCATGGCGAACCAGATTGCCACATTCTTTACCTCCCAGCCACAGGACGTGCAGGTGGATGGTGTGGCGACCCACATCAACAAGTTCTGGGAACCGCGCATGCGGCGGCGCTTTTTTGAGATGATCGACAATGATGCAGACGGCTTCCTGCCGCTCGTCATTGCCGCCTCGGCTAAGATCAAACGTCCTGACGACCCTACGACGCAGGCAGTCGGCCTTGGATCGGATGCCGCAAGAGGTGCTCCGGGAGGCAAAGGTCCGATCGCCGGGGAGTCTCTGTCGGAACCCAGTGTTCCTTCTTGA
- a CDS encoding protein-L-isoaspartate(D-aspartate) O-methyltransferase, producing the protein MKSPMVEKEGFAALVLRLRAEGISDLDLLTAVEQTPRSLFVPAPLAADAYSSRTIPIDCGAFMEGADMAVKIIARLQVKPGQRVLEIGTGSGFMTAVLGRRAERVLSVERYKTLVQAAQNRMDDLSIRNVVIRQADGSNGLVGEGTFDRIVSTAAFSAMPRFFTEQIVSGGMMIAPIILEDGRCVMTRFSKTGSRFEREELFETPYLPIESHIATYL; encoded by the coding sequence TTGAAATCCCCCATGGTGGAGAAAGAAGGCTTTGCCGCTCTCGTCTTGAGGCTGCGGGCTGAAGGCATTTCCGATCTCGATCTTCTGACTGCGGTCGAGCAAACACCGCGCTCTCTCTTCGTACCGGCACCGCTTGCGGCGGACGCTTATTCCAGCCGCACGATCCCTATCGACTGCGGAGCCTTCATGGAGGGCGCCGACATGGCAGTCAAGATTATCGCCCGCCTTCAGGTCAAGCCCGGCCAGCGTGTGCTTGAGATCGGCACCGGCAGCGGCTTCATGACAGCCGTGCTTGGGAGGAGAGCCGAGCGCGTGCTCTCGGTCGAGCGCTACAAGACGCTTGTTCAAGCGGCGCAGAACCGAATGGATGATCTCAGTATCCGCAATGTGGTGATCCGTCAGGCCGATGGCTCCAACGGTCTCGTCGGCGAGGGCACCTTCGACCGTATTGTATCCACCGCTGCCTTTTCCGCCATGCCGCGCTTCTTCACCGAGCAAATCGTGTCCGGCGGCATGATGATTGCGCCGATTATTCTGGAAGATGGTCGCTGCGTGATGACCCGTTTCTCTAAAACCGGCAGCCGCTTCGAGCGCGAAGAGCTCTTCGAGACGCCCTATCTGCCGATCGAATCCCACATCGCGACCTATCTTTAG
- the tatC gene encoding twin-arginine translocase subunit TatC, whose product MSEDIEDKPQPLIEHLMELRTRLIWSLGAFFVAFLACFAMAKHLFNLLVIPYKWAVIWAGLDVAKSSLIYTAPQEFFFTQIKVAMFGAMVISFPVVASQLYKFVAPGLYKNERAAFLPFLIASPLLFLLGGALVYFFFTPMVMWFFLAMQQLPENGEVAISLMPKVSEYLSLIMTLVLSFGLVFQLPVVTTLLARVGLLTSDWLREKRKFAIVAAFIVAAVLTPPDPMSQIGLALPAILLYEVSIYMARLVEKKRAAENAGRELDGPEEA is encoded by the coding sequence ATGAGTGAGGATATCGAGGATAAGCCGCAGCCGCTTATCGAACACCTCATGGAACTGCGCACGCGGCTGATCTGGTCGCTCGGGGCATTTTTCGTGGCCTTTCTGGCCTGCTTCGCCATGGCCAAGCACTTGTTCAACCTTCTCGTCATCCCCTACAAATGGGCGGTGATCTGGGCGGGACTGGACGTCGCCAAATCCTCGCTGATCTATACGGCCCCCCAGGAATTCTTCTTTACGCAGATCAAGGTTGCCATGTTCGGCGCCATGGTCATCTCCTTTCCTGTGGTGGCGTCGCAGCTCTACAAATTCGTTGCGCCAGGTCTCTACAAGAATGAGCGCGCTGCCTTCCTGCCATTCCTGATCGCATCGCCCCTGCTGTTTCTGCTCGGCGGCGCGCTCGTCTATTTCTTCTTTACGCCCATGGTCATGTGGTTCTTCCTCGCCATGCAGCAGTTGCCGGAAAACGGCGAGGTGGCAATCTCTCTGATGCCGAAAGTGTCGGAATATCTCAGCCTGATCATGACGCTGGTTCTGTCTTTCGGGCTCGTGTTTCAGCTGCCGGTCGTGACCACGCTTCTGGCGCGTGTCGGATTGCTGACCAGCGACTGGTTGAGAGAGAAACGCAAATTCGCGATCGTGGCTGCCTTCATCGTGGCGGCCGTTCTGACGCCACCCGATCCGATGTCCCAGATCGGTCTTGCCTTGCCAGCGATCCTTCTCTACGAGGTTTCCATCTATATGGCTCGACTCGTGGAGAAGAAGCGCGCTGCCGAAAACGCTGGCCGGGAGCTTGACGGTCCCGAAGAGGCGTGA
- the fdhD gene encoding formate dehydrogenase accessory sulfurtransferase FdhD, producing the protein MQQKPSRTIDEWRFRQGRMETGHRIVPEEVPVAFSYGGSTHAVMMATPTDLIDFAYGFSLAEEIVTSAEDILEVDLVEAGRGIDVQITLKDSTANALVARRRRMAGPVGCGLCGIESIEQATRTVAKVKEPSARLMPRQISEAIRLLGEGQSLNRETRAVHGAGFYRPDSGIVAVREDVGRHNALDKLAGAILRSGRPAADGVVVLTSRLSVEMVQKTALLGCPVLVAISAPTALAIETAEEAGISLIGIARGDEFEVFTRPDRLASGENSHVA; encoded by the coding sequence ATGCAGCAGAAACCGAGCCGAACGATCGACGAATGGCGCTTCCGACAGGGGCGAATGGAGACAGGTCACCGCATCGTTCCGGAGGAAGTGCCGGTCGCCTTTTCCTATGGCGGCTCCACCCATGCGGTGATGATGGCAACGCCGACAGACCTCATCGACTTCGCCTATGGTTTTTCGCTGGCGGAGGAAATCGTGACGTCGGCGGAGGATATCCTCGAGGTCGATTTGGTTGAAGCCGGTCGGGGGATCGACGTGCAGATCACGCTGAAAGACTCCACGGCCAATGCGCTGGTGGCGCGCCGGCGGCGCATGGCGGGGCCGGTCGGCTGTGGTCTCTGCGGCATCGAATCGATCGAGCAGGCAACCCGCACCGTTGCGAAGGTGAAGGAGCCATCCGCTCGCCTGATGCCCCGGCAGATCAGCGAAGCCATCCGCCTGCTTGGTGAAGGGCAAAGCCTGAACCGCGAAACGAGGGCAGTCCATGGTGCCGGCTTCTACCGGCCGGACAGCGGCATCGTCGCGGTGCGAGAAGATGTCGGGCGGCACAATGCCTTGGACAAGCTTGCCGGAGCGATCCTTCGCTCCGGGCGACCGGCAGCCGATGGGGTCGTGGTCCTCACCAGCCGCCTCTCCGTTGAAATGGTGCAGAAAACGGCGCTTCTGGGATGCCCCGTTCTCGTTGCGATTTCGGCACCGACGGCGCTTGCCATCGAGACGGCGGAAGAAGCAGGCATCAGCCTGATCGGAATTGCGCGCGGTGATGAATTCGAAGTTTTTACCAGACCGGACCGCCTGGCCTCCGGGGAGAACAGTCATGTCGCTTAG